In Helicobacter ibis, a genomic segment contains:
- a CDS encoding tRNA dihydrouridine synthase — MLAPLAGYSDLPFREVVKKFGADITVSEMISVHALAYKNKKTLQMVEKSPLENPFALQIAGNDLEIIKKAVELLNTIKDVQILDLNCGCPAPKVSHHGSGSSLLKDLDKLVSILKLLREVSNYPFLSVKVRLGFDKKIPLEIANALKETPIDYVVVHGRTKSDGYKKDKIDYESIALMKKILKVPLIANGEITDAKKAQEVMNLTGANGVMIGRAAIEKPWIFQQIKSGINQDSIQLRKEVVLEHFNSILKFKGDYGVIVFRKNLHAYTKGLNGASEFRNKINYISDKELMREAILEFFSKTNFTTTSQGNP, encoded by the coding sequence ATGTTAGCTCCACTAGCCGGATATAGTGATTTACCATTTAGAGAAGTTGTAAAAAAGTTCGGTGCTGATATTACAGTTAGTGAGATGATTAGCGTACATGCTCTAGCATATAAAAACAAAAAAACACTGCAAATGGTAGAAAAATCGCCACTTGAAAACCCATTTGCTCTGCAAATAGCTGGGAATGATTTAGAAATAATAAAAAAGGCAGTAGAGCTACTAAATACAATAAAAGATGTGCAAATATTAGATTTAAATTGTGGTTGCCCTGCTCCAAAAGTATCACATCACGGAAGTGGAAGTTCATTGCTTAAAGATTTGGATAAATTAGTAAGCATATTAAAACTTTTAAGAGAAGTTAGCAACTATCCATTTTTAAGCGTTAAAGTTAGGCTTGGATTTGATAAAAAAATACCACTAGAAATTGCAAATGCACTAAAAGAAACTCCAATAGACTATGTGGTAGTGCATGGAAGAACAAAAAGTGATGGATACAAAAAGGACAAAATTGACTATGAATCAATAGCACTTATGAAAAAGATTCTAAAAGTCCCACTAATTGCAAATGGAGAAATAACAGATGCAAAAAAAGCACAAGAAGTAATGAATCTAACTGGCGCAAATGGGGTAATGATAGGTAGAGCTGCAATCGAGAAACCATGGATTTTTCAACAAATAAAAAGTGGCATAAATCAAGATTCCATACAACTAAGAAAAGAGGTTGTCTTAGAGCATTTTAATAGTATTTTAAAGTTTAAAGGAGATTATGGAGTAATAGTCTTTAGGAAGAATCTACATGCATATACCAAAGGCTTAAATGGTGCTAGTGAGTTTCGCAATAAAATAAATTACATAAGTGATAAAGAGCTAATGAGAGAGGCTATTTTAGAGTTTTTTTCAAAGACAAATTTTACAACCACAAGCCAAGGAAATCCTTAG
- a CDS encoding DUF5666 domain-containing protein: MKIKKLLVLSLLALGLGSSAYADMDMYGQITAVDNAAKTITLSGNGGASIVVQVFPYTELKGDDCGAFGAYDTHEKFTALKPGMFIQVDGMPSANGVFGAREIEWQCGR, from the coding sequence ATGAAAATAAAAAAATTACTTGTTTTATCTTTGTTGGCTTTGGGGCTTGGTTCTTCTGCGTATGCAGATATGGATATGTATGGTCAAATAACCGCAGTTGATAATGCTGCTAAGACAATTACTTTATCTGGCAATGGTGGTGCTAGTATAGTAGTTCAAGTGTTTCCATATACTGAATTAAAGGGTGATGATTGTGGTGCATTTGGTGCTTATGATACACATGAAAAATTCACAGCATTAAAGCCCGGAATGTTCATTCAAGTAGATGGTATGCCAAGTGCTAATGGCGTATTTGGTGCTAGAGAAATAGAGTGGCAATGTGGTAGATGA
- a CDS encoding ATP-dependent metallopeptidase FtsH/Yme1/Tma family protein yields MQKYKLLTIGIVLSIIAGILLLYISSKDRSILISAKEATTILQEKSPSEAIIKGDYIYFSLNSHNYKVAKDSIDLKEIGQQVPIEIQQTSSFQNTIVEILAIVFVVIVILYIIAKLNQKQQNLEIKQIRPNNKKIEEAKELANNAFDLHRIKPIQSNITFDDVAGISEAKDELEEIISYLKEPQKYQEFGIKLPKGVLLIGPPGVGKTLIAKALASEANVPFFYQSGASFVQIYVGMGAKRVNDLFTKAKLNAPSIIFIDEIDAVGKIRGGGRNEEREATLNQLLTEMDGFEDSNGVIVIGATNNIESMDEALLRSGRFDRKIFVELPNLQERIKILEVHTKNKNCNFDYEEVAKLCVSFSGAAIASLINEAALNAIKRKSKVIEKEDILAVKDKVMMGVRKKLSLNDKEKEILAYYQSAKAFSAYWLEVPFEKVTLMNDGIKYIDKEFLGKNELENKIKIHLSGIAALELIYEESYSHCKNDLKDAKNIAYKMVESYGMGEYLIGKEEDTLKILEMCKKDRFDFFKNHKLLLEKLKDKLLENEKLTINEVAKIINDNF; encoded by the coding sequence ATGCAGAAATATAAACTTCTAACAATAGGTATAGTCCTATCAATAATCGCTGGTATCTTACTTTTATATATATCATCAAAGGATAGATCAATACTAATAAGTGCAAAAGAAGCCACAACAATTCTGCAAGAAAAGTCCCCAAGTGAAGCAATAATAAAGGGAGATTATATATATTTCTCACTAAATTCTCACAACTATAAAGTCGCAAAAGATAGCATAGACTTAAAAGAAATCGGACAACAAGTGCCAATAGAAATACAACAAACAAGCTCATTTCAAAATACTATCGTTGAAATTTTAGCCATTGTTTTTGTTGTTATTGTAATTTTATACATAATTGCAAAACTAAACCAAAAACAACAGAATCTAGAAATAAAACAAATAAGACCAAATAATAAAAAAATAGAAGAAGCAAAGGAATTAGCAAATAACGCTTTTGATCTACACAGAATAAAGCCAATACAATCAAATATCACATTTGATGATGTAGCAGGTATTAGTGAAGCAAAAGATGAGCTGGAAGAAATAATTAGCTATCTAAAAGAACCACAAAAATATCAAGAATTTGGGATAAAACTTCCAAAAGGAGTGCTATTAATTGGACCTCCAGGAGTTGGTAAAACACTAATAGCAAAAGCTCTAGCAAGTGAAGCAAATGTGCCATTTTTCTATCAAAGCGGAGCAAGTTTTGTCCAAATATATGTAGGAATGGGTGCCAAGAGAGTAAATGATCTCTTCACAAAGGCAAAGCTAAATGCTCCATCAATAATATTTATCGATGAAATTGACGCTGTAGGAAAAATAAGAGGTGGAGGAAGAAATGAAGAAAGAGAAGCAACTCTAAATCAACTGCTAACAGAAATGGACGGCTTTGAAGATAGCAATGGAGTAATAGTAATAGGTGCTACAAATAACATTGAATCTATGGACGAAGCATTGCTTAGAAGTGGTAGATTTGATAGAAAAATATTTGTAGAACTACCAAATTTACAAGAAAGAATAAAGATTTTAGAAGTGCATACAAAAAATAAAAATTGTAATTTTGACTATGAAGAAGTAGCAAAGCTATGCGTTAGTTTTAGTGGAGCCGCTATTGCTTCACTAATTAATGAAGCAGCCCTAAATGCAATCAAAAGAAAATCAAAAGTAATAGAAAAAGAAGATATCCTAGCTGTAAAAGATAAAGTAATGATGGGCGTTAGAAAAAAACTAAGCCTAAATGATAAAGAAAAAGAAATTCTTGCATATTATCAAAGTGCAAAAGCCTTTAGTGCTTATTGGCTTGAAGTGCCTTTTGAGAAAGTGACACTAATGAATGATGGAATAAAATATATAGATAAAGAATTTTTAGGAAAAAATGAACTAGAAAATAAAATAAAGATTCATCTATCTGGAATTGCTGCACTAGAGCTAATATATGAAGAATCTTACTCTCATTGCAAAAACGATCTAAAAGATGCAAAAAACATAGCATACAAAATGGTCGAATCATACGGCATGGGAGAGTATCTAATAGGAAAAGAAGAAGATACACTAAAGATACTTGAGATGTGTAAAAAAGACAGATTTGACTTTTTTAAAAATCACAAACTTTTATTAGAAAAGCTAAAAGATAAACTACTAGAGAATGAAAAACTAACGATAAATGAAGTAGCAAAGATAATAAATGATAATTTTTAA
- the mtaB gene encoding tRNA (N(6)-L-threonylcarbamoyladenosine(37)-C(2))-methylthiotransferase MtaB, whose translation MQKPKVYFKTFGCRTNLFDTQVMINSLKDFHKTNYEEDSDIVVVNSCTVTNGADSGVRNYINRLQNEGKKIYFTGCGVDTQGKNLFDKGLVFGVFGHSLKESINDLLKKQHNFFFKGDNESLDSNIVSDFSGKSRAFIKIQEGCNFACSYCIIPQVRGKARSFELTKIIEQIKILCDNGFSEFVLTGTNMGSWGIDKNEKLSQLIESICDIDEVKRLRLGSLEPSQIDSSFLSALQNQKIERHLHIALQHTSPTMLKIMNRQNIFKNDLELFTKLQKMGFALGSDYIVGHPGESEEIWNEAMTNFKLLNLTHIHSFIYSKRDGTRSSTLKDTINGNISKERKKQIEEIVNQNNYNFRKDIQTLKKPLKVLIETSKENGDSYISHGFDEYYNKIEITSKNKLDKWITINDFVAKNEGNYAEI comes from the coding sequence ATGCAAAAACCTAAAGTATATTTTAAAACATTTGGTTGTAGGACTAATTTATTTGATACTCAAGTAATGATAAACTCACTAAAAGATTTTCATAAAACAAATTATGAAGAAGATTCAGATATTGTGGTGGTTAATTCTTGCACAGTTACAAATGGTGCTGATAGTGGCGTTAGAAACTACATAAACAGACTCCAAAATGAAGGCAAAAAAATATACTTCACTGGTTGTGGAGTGGATACACAAGGCAAGAATCTCTTTGATAAAGGGCTTGTATTTGGAGTTTTTGGACATTCTTTAAAAGAAAGCATAAATGATTTATTGAAAAAACAACACAACTTTTTTTTCAAAGGCGACAATGAAAGCTTAGATTCAAACATAGTATCTGATTTTAGCGGTAAAAGTAGAGCTTTTATAAAGATACAAGAAGGTTGTAACTTTGCTTGTTCGTATTGCATTATCCCACAAGTTAGAGGAAAAGCTAGAAGCTTTGAGCTAACAAAAATAATAGAACAAATAAAAATACTATGCGATAATGGATTTAGCGAATTTGTCCTAACAGGGACAAACATGGGAAGCTGGGGAATAGATAAAAATGAAAAATTATCACAATTAATAGAAAGTATATGCGATATAGATGAAGTAAAAAGATTGAGACTTGGGAGTTTAGAGCCTTCGCAAATAGATTCTAGTTTTCTTTCAGCATTACAAAACCAAAAAATTGAAAGACATCTACACATAGCATTACAACACACTTCACCAACAATGCTAAAGATAATGAATCGCCAAAATATATTTAAAAATGACTTAGAATTATTTACAAAACTACAAAAAATGGGTTTTGCACTAGGGAGTGATTATATAGTGGGACACCCTGGAGAGAGTGAAGAGATATGGAATGAAGCCATGACAAATTTCAAACTTTTAAATCTAACTCACATACACAGCTTCATATATAGTAAAAGAGATGGCACACGCTCAAGCACTCTAAAAGATACAATAAATGGCAATATCTCAAAAGAACGCAAAAAACAAATAGAAGAAATAGTAAATCAAAATAATTACAACTTCAGAAAAGATATACAAACTTTAAAAAAACCACTAAAAGTGCTAATAGAAACAAGCAAAGAAAATGGAGATTCTTATATCTCACATGGATTTGATGAGTATTACAATAAAATAGAAATAACATCAAAAAACAAGCTAGATAAATGGATAACCATAAATGACTTTGTAGCTAAAAATGAGGGAAATTATGCAGAAATATAA
- a CDS encoding mechanosensitive ion channel domain-containing protein, which yields MKIFIVVLLFFLPLFSNQNIPKIDSQIKKIDNFLNNHNNPWIKRYKSYKTYQQVEFNIIKTQEKIESLQKEKITIDIQNQINNLQRNLDTLQKQKDILSNYKDSPFIDLTTPQDLGKTPNVTNIFLIVKALSYMKQSNETLKTLQKNYQSLLENIEYLKQKDRLLKELLEIYDKDKDNIIAFCKLNSCLFENTYKIQMQLNDTLGAFRVLEATRNVFVTTLEFLEKDIADSNELIKSQVKAQIIKGAYIGITILILFGIALSIKLAVKKYIHDNERIYTTNKIINFLNITLIILILLFAYLDNVTYLVTVLGFASAGLAIAMKDLFMSILGWIVIVVSGAVHAGDRIKVIKDGAVYVGDVLDISILRTTLYEDITLTTYMDNRRAGRVIFIPNNFIFTTMFSNYSHSGLKSVWDGIDFTITFNSDHIKACHIARECAKKYAKGYTESTKKQFNKLRDKYTIKNTSVEPRVFSFLEPNGIRISVWYLTDAFSTLAIRSSISSEIISEIIKEPNIKIAYPSTTIYHGDALKDSKQITDGIIPNI from the coding sequence ATGAAAATCTTTATTGTTGTATTATTATTTTTTTTGCCACTTTTCTCAAACCAAAATATACCAAAAATAGATTCACAAATAAAAAAAATAGATAACTTTCTAAACAACCACAACAACCCATGGATAAAAAGATATAAAAGCTATAAAACATATCAACAAGTAGAATTTAACATAATCAAAACGCAAGAAAAAATAGAAAGTCTGCAAAAAGAAAAAATAACCATTGATATACAAAACCAAATAAATAATCTACAAAGAAATTTAGACACATTACAAAAACAAAAAGATATATTATCAAACTACAAAGATAGTCCATTTATTGATCTAACTACACCGCAAGATTTAGGTAAGACCCCAAATGTAACCAATATATTTCTAATAGTAAAAGCCCTATCATACATGAAACAATCAAACGAAACACTAAAAACACTACAAAAAAACTATCAGTCTCTATTAGAAAACATAGAATACCTAAAACAAAAAGATAGATTACTAAAAGAATTACTAGAGATTTATGATAAAGATAAAGATAATATTATCGCATTTTGCAAGCTAAATTCTTGTCTTTTTGAAAATACATACAAAATACAAATGCAGCTAAACGACACACTAGGAGCATTTAGAGTTTTAGAGGCAACTAGAAATGTGTTTGTTACAACCTTAGAGTTTTTAGAAAAAGATATAGCAGATAGTAATGAACTAATAAAATCACAAGTAAAAGCCCAAATAATAAAAGGAGCGTATATAGGAATTACGATTCTTATTTTATTTGGCATTGCATTATCTATAAAATTAGCAGTTAAAAAATACATACATGACAATGAAAGAATCTACACAACAAACAAAATAATAAACTTCCTAAACATAACACTAATCATACTTATTTTACTTTTTGCATATTTAGATAATGTTACATATCTTGTAACCGTGCTTGGCTTTGCTTCTGCTGGTTTGGCTATTGCCATGAAAGACTTATTTATGTCAATTCTTGGCTGGATTGTAATAGTAGTAAGCGGTGCTGTGCATGCAGGAGATAGGATAAAGGTAATAAAAGATGGTGCAGTATATGTCGGTGACGTCTTAGATATATCAATCCTTAGAACAACGCTATATGAGGATATAACACTAACTACATATATGGATAATAGGCGTGCTGGAAGGGTTATTTTTATACCAAATAATTTCATTTTTACAACAATGTTTTCAAATTATTCTCATAGTGGACTAAAAAGCGTATGGGACGGGATTGACTTTACAATCACTTTTAACTCTGATCATATAAAAGCATGTCATATAGCAAGAGAATGTGCAAAAAAATATGCCAAAGGATACACCGAATCTACAAAAAAACAATTCAATAAACTAAGAGATAAATACACAATAAAAAACACAAGCGTAGAGCCAAGAGTATTTAGCTTCTTAGAGCCAAATGGAATTAGAATCTCTGTATGGTATCTAACTGATGCATTCTCCACACTTGCAATTAGAAGTAGTATAAGCAGTGAAATAATAAGTGAAATAATAAAAGAGCCAAACATAAAGATCGCATATCCAAGCACAACTATATATCATGGAGATGCACTTAAAGATTCAAAACAAATAACAGATGGGATAATACCCAACATATAA
- the aroB gene encoding 3-dehydroquinate synthase — translation MYRIELFDYSINFGTLPKITHDGKVLIISNPKISGLHMQKLLKNIQAREIYICTIDDGEEYKTMASVESILQSAFNHKLDRKSLFIAFGGGVIGDIVGFSAGIFMRGIPFIQIPTTLLSQVDSSIGGKVGINNNYGKNLIGLFNQPKEVFIDESFLKTLPSREFNSGFAEIIKMAVCFDKEFFLQLHKYDDKNLLDTIKMAVRIKAKIVKEDEKENGIRAALNYGHTFAHAIELETNYKKLLHGEAVSIGMVMANSLALKLNLISNEESQNIKNLLEAFNLPTTYKINNINNFKSLMLLDKKSQNNKIKFVLPKGIGSFALNDDVSDLILDEVLREFA, via the coding sequence ATGTATAGAATAGAACTTTTTGATTACTCCATAAATTTCGGCACACTACCAAAAATCACTCACGATGGCAAAGTATTAATAATTAGTAACCCAAAAATAAGCGGACTTCATATGCAAAAGTTGCTAAAAAACATACAAGCACGAGAAATATATATATGCACGATAGATGATGGCGAGGAATACAAAACAATGGCAAGTGTAGAATCCATACTCCAAAGTGCCTTTAATCACAAGCTAGATAGAAAATCACTTTTTATTGCATTTGGAGGTGGAGTTATTGGAGATATTGTAGGCTTTAGTGCTGGAATCTTTATGCGTGGGATACCATTTATCCAAATTCCAACCACACTTCTTTCGCAAGTGGATTCGAGCATTGGTGGTAAAGTTGGTATCAATAATAATTATGGCAAGAATCTAATAGGACTTTTTAATCAACCAAAAGAAGTGTTTATCGATGAATCTTTTTTAAAGACACTGCCTAGTAGAGAATTTAATTCAGGATTTGCAGAAATAATCAAAATGGCTGTATGCTTTGACAAAGAATTCTTCTTACAACTACACAAATATGATGATAAAAATCTTCTTGATACAATAAAAATGGCAGTAAGAATAAAAGCAAAGATAGTAAAAGAAGACGAAAAAGAAAACGGAATAAGAGCTGCACTAAACTATGGACATACATTTGCACATGCAATAGAGCTAGAAACAAACTACAAAAAGCTTCTACATGGAGAGGCTGTAAGTATAGGTATGGTAATGGCAAATAGCCTAGCTTTAAAACTAAACCTGATAAGCAATGAAGAATCTCAAAATATAAAAAACTTACTAGAAGCATTCAATTTACCTACAACTTATAAAATAAACAATATAAATAATTTTAAAAGCCTAATGCTTTTAGATAAAAAATCACAAAACAATAAAATAAAATTTGTCCTGCCAAAAGGCATAGGTTCTTTTGCACTTAATGATGATGTATCAGATTTAATATTAGATGAGGTTTTAAGAGAATTTGCATGA
- a CDS encoding DMT family transporter, translated as MLKAWIFLLLAIVCEVFGVSVMNYTGEDDKIMIYGFMFLMIGIAYYFMSLAIRKINVGTAYAIWEIVGLSLITIIAVFIFDTSLKIQEYIGLALALLGIILVNLGEYHEDSTKA; from the coding sequence ATGCTTAAGGCATGGATTTTTTTATTGTTAGCTATTGTTTGTGAAGTCTTTGGCGTATCTGTTATGAACTATACTGGGGAAGATGACAAAATAATGATTTATGGATTTATGTTTTTGATGATTGGGATTGCTTATTATTTCATGTCATTAGCCATACGCAAGATAAATGTAGGCACAGCATATGCCATATGGGAGATAGTTGGTCTTAGCCTTATTACAATTATTGCAGTTTTTATATTTGATACTAGTCTTAAGATTCAAGAATATATCGGTCTTGCACTAGCTTTGCTCGGGATTATTTTGGTAAATCTTGGCGAATACCATGAAGATTCTACGAAAGCTTAA
- a CDS encoding SMR family transporter → MFNIYLFYVILAAILDIIANLTLNKSDGFRNLKWGFLSIFLVWGAFYLLALSVEGGMKLAIAYTLWGSIGILGTTIGGWYFFKQKLKPIGWVGIIIIVLAVITLKTA, encoded by the coding sequence ATGTTTAATATTTATTTATTTTATGTAATTTTAGCAGCTATACTCGATATTATTGCTAATCTAACGCTTAATAAATCAGATGGTTTTAGGAATTTAAAGTGGGGATTTTTATCTATTTTTCTTGTTTGGGGAGCTTTTTATTTGTTGGCACTTAGTGTTGAAGGTGGGATGAAGCTTGCCATTGCCTATACACTTTGGGGTTCTATTGGTATATTAGGAACTACAATTGGTGGGTGGTATTTTTTTAAACAAAAGCTAAAGCCTATAGGTTGGGTTGGAATTATTATTATTGTATTGGCTGTTATTACTTTAAAGACTGCATGA
- the ccoG gene encoding cytochrome c oxidase accessory protein CcoG — protein sequence MENRSKVAKISGVKYLKKRYFVYLVASFILLIIPFLKINGNQIFLLSFDHKQLHLLGVVFDMQELYLMPFLLILMFLAIFFLTTLAGRIWCGWACPQTIFRVIYRDLIETKILKLRKRRENKQLEPNMELGINKLKKFVAICIWSVLAFVAASNLMWYFVPPHDFFAYLQEPLEHKYLMIFLLGFTIFLIFDVVFLKENFCIYMCPYSRVQSVLYDNDTIMTTYDYKRGGEVFNAQGVKLWKKPETLNAECTGCEACVKVCPTHIDIRKGMQLECINCLECADECTKVMGNLGKQTLISWTSPQAIEDRLKVRYFRFKTIAYIVALCAVFIGLIIMGSTKESMLLNINRGELYTIRDNGVVENSYVFLFQNTDKLEHEFYFEVVGNPNITIKRPSKTFKIKSGEKYKQIVVLQTTNNLAQSDIKDTHIPIQIRAYAVDNKAIEVFRKSVFMYPSRTQ from the coding sequence ATGGAAAATAGAAGCAAGGTAGCAAAAATAAGTGGTGTTAAATATTTAAAAAAACGATATTTTGTCTATCTCGTGGCGTCTTTTATATTGCTAATTATTCCTTTTTTAAAAATTAATGGAAATCAGATATTTTTGCTATCTTTTGATCATAAGCAGTTGCATTTACTAGGTGTGGTATTTGATATGCAAGAGCTATATTTAATGCCTTTTTTGCTTATTTTGATGTTTTTAGCGATATTTTTCTTAACAACTCTAGCAGGTAGAATATGGTGTGGGTGGGCATGTCCGCAGACTATATTTAGAGTAATTTATAGAGATTTGATAGAAACTAAAATTCTAAAATTAAGAAAAAGAAGAGAAAACAAGCAGTTAGAGCCAAATATGGAGCTTGGGATCAATAAACTAAAGAAATTTGTAGCAATTTGTATTTGGTCTGTTTTAGCCTTTGTTGCTGCATCGAATCTTATGTGGTATTTTGTTCCTCCACATGATTTTTTTGCCTATTTACAAGAGCCATTAGAGCATAAATATTTAATGATTTTCTTGCTTGGATTTACTATATTTTTGATTTTTGATGTTGTATTTTTAAAAGAGAATTTCTGTATTTATATGTGTCCTTATAGCCGTGTGCAAAGCGTATTGTATGATAATGATACGATTATGACTACTTATGATTATAAAAGGGGTGGAGAGGTATTTAACGCACAAGGTGTGAAGCTATGGAAAAAGCCAGAGACTTTAAATGCCGAATGCACAGGCTGTGAAGCATGTGTAAAGGTGTGTCCAACTCACATAGATATAAGAAAAGGTATGCAACTAGAATGTATAAATTGCTTAGAATGTGCAGATGAATGCACAAAGGTAATGGGTAATTTGGGTAAGCAAACACTTATTTCATGGACTAGCCCTCAAGCCATAGAAGATAGACTAAAGGTTAGGTATTTTAGGTTTAAGACTATTGCTTATATTGTTGCTTTGTGTGCTGTATTTATCGGGCTTATAATCATGGGTTCTACAAAAGAGAGTATGCTACTTAATATAAATCGTGGTGAGCTTTATACTATAAGAGATAATGGTGTTGTTGAGAATTCTTATGTATTTTTATTCCAAAATACAGATAAGTTAGAGCATGAATTTTACTTTGAAGTGGTAGGTAATCCAAATATCACAATAAAGCGCCCTAGTAAAACATTCAAAATAAAATCAGGTGAAAAGTATAAGCAAATAGTGGTATTACAAACTACTAATAACCTAGCACAAAGCGATATAAAAGATACTCACATACCTATACAGATTCGTGCTTATGCAGTGGACAATAAGGCAATAGAGGTGTTTAGAAAAAGTGTATTTATGTATCCTTCTAGGACACAATAG
- a CDS encoding AI-2E family transporter, producing MIDKSKGGRIFFLGILLLVFLAILKLYSPFLMNLLIAFLLFLSTQEIYFLINKRLNNRFFSSSIMILLLLLLCFVPLLYVVINLANMASSIDFANLQKFATHINVSITSVVMEALEYLPNKISNEIVNLLHKINEIDIGSVVNKALAIFTEASKSGIFFINDMFFIMVFLFFFYYYGASFGRYILELIPLNSTQTREIYNEVSAVIGVVFYSSIVSMVLQGFLFGIFVYFYGYNAFLFGVFYGFASLVPVVGGTLVWLPVALYELYLGNLSNAIIVSLYSIVVIATLADNGLKPIIIAFINRVLIKAELKINEMLIFFAIIAGLTSFGFWGIVLGPAITALFIALLRIYKSFDRDLL from the coding sequence GTGATAGATAAGAGTAAAGGGGGCAGAATCTTCTTTTTGGGGATTTTACTTTTAGTCTTTTTAGCTATTTTAAAGCTTTATTCTCCGTTTTTAATGAATCTCTTAATAGCGTTTTTGTTGTTTTTATCTACTCAAGAGATTTATTTTCTTATAAATAAAAGACTTAACAATAGATTCTTCTCTTCAAGCATTATGATTCTTTTGCTTTTGTTGTTATGTTTTGTGCCATTGCTTTATGTAGTTATCAATTTAGCCAATATGGCAAGTTCAATTGATTTTGCAAATTTACAAAAATTTGCAACACATATAAATGTGAGTATAACAAGCGTTGTAATGGAGGCATTAGAATATCTGCCAAATAAAATATCAAATGAGATAGTAAATTTATTACACAAAATAAACGAAATTGATATAGGCTCTGTTGTCAATAAGGCTTTAGCTATATTTACAGAGGCAAGCAAGAGTGGAATCTTCTTTATAAATGATATGTTTTTTATTATGGTGTTTTTGTTCTTTTTTTACTACTATGGTGCTAGTTTTGGAAGATATATCTTGGAGTTAATACCACTTAATTCTACGCAGACTAGGGAAATATATAACGAAGTTAGTGCAGTAATTGGGGTAGTTTTTTATAGTTCGATAGTCTCAATGGTATTGCAAGGATTCTTGTTTGGAATCTTTGTTTATTTCTATGGATATAATGCCTTTTTGTTTGGTGTTTTTTATGGTTTTGCTTCATTAGTTCCAGTTGTTGGAGGGACTTTAGTTTGGCTACCAGTTGCATTATATGAGCTATATTTAGGGAATTTAAGTAATGCAATTATTGTTTCTTTGTATTCTATTGTAGTAATTGCTACATTGGCAGATAATGGCCTAAAACCAATTATTATCGCATTTATAAATAGGGTGCTAATAAAAGCAGAGCTAAAGATAAATGAAATGCTGATATTTTTTGCCATTATTGCTGGGCTTACTTCTTTTGGATTTTGGGGGATTGTCTTAGGTCCTGCTATTACAGCTTTATTTATTGCATTACTTAGGATTTATAAGAGTTTTGATAGGGATTTGTTGTAG